One Drosophila willistoni isolate 14030-0811.24 chromosome XL unlocalized genomic scaffold, UCI_dwil_1.1 Seg142, whole genome shotgun sequence genomic region harbors:
- the LOC26530239 gene encoding uncharacterized protein LOC26530239 has protein sequence MIKMKFRLSKCCFVFDLRLGCFLVALTGLFFELIGNSCGNEGEYSEFPTTPMVVVGRTVGMLQFIACIILFVSAIVEISALICIYLVISIGHIVFGTGCLIVAITKWDWDHNSLTDTVLIGIGLVFSVYFWLVAYSYYQKCRRILPTEVFED, from the exons AtgattaaaatgaaattccGTCTATCGAAATGTTGTTTCGTTTTCGATTTGCGCTTGGGATGTTTTCTTGTTGCGTTAACTGGTTTGTTTTTCGAACTGATCGGTAATTCGTGTGGCAACGAGGGCGAATACTCTGAATTCCCCACAACACCGATGGTGGTTGTTGGACGCACAGTGGGCATGCTTCAGTTTATTGCCTGCATCATACTATTTGTCAGTGCCATTGTG GAAATATCCGCATTGATCTGCATCTATTTAGTTATAAGCATTGGCCATATCGTTTTTGGCACAGGTTGCCTTATTGTCGCAATTACAAAGTGGGACTGGGATCACAATTCGTTGACCGACACCGTATTGATTGGCATCGGCTTGG TCTTCAGCGTTTACTTTTGGCTTGTGGCCTACTCGTATTACCAAAAATGTAGACGAATTCTGCCTACTGAAGTTTTCGAGGATTGA